A window of the Salvelinus sp. IW2-2015 linkage group LG37, ASM291031v2, whole genome shotgun sequence genome harbors these coding sequences:
- the LOC111960182 gene encoding zinc finger protein 436-like, giving the protein MSMFHKFGHQREGPDSRDDSRKSYSGEPDPETPKPVRRHHCSQCEKSFAKLGSLKKHERTHTGEKPHHCTQCGKTFTWLGSLKTHERAHTGEKPFQCSHCGKSFTQVGALNKHKRTHTGEKPFQCSLCGKSFTKLGGLYRHDRAHTEGDKTYHCSLCGKIFNRLRHLNKHERIHTQEEKTYHCSHYENKCSRLEDLKSHERIERLYSDLCF; this is encoded by the exons atgtctatgtttcacaagtttggacatcaaa GAGAGGGACCTGACTCTCGCGATGACAGCAGGAAAAGTTATTCAGGGGAACCAGACCCCGAGACACCCAAACCAGTGAGACGACACCACTGTTCTCAGTGTGAAAAGAGTTTTGCCAAGTTAGGGAGCCTGAAAAAAcacgagaggacacacacaggagaaaagcctcaCCACTGCACCCAgtgtggaaa GACTTTTACCTGGTTAGGGAGCCTGAAAACGCATGAGAGggcacacacaggagaaaagccattCCAATGTTcccactgtggaaagagttttacccaggTAGGAGCCCTAAATAAGCacaagaggacacacacaggagagaagcccttCCAATGCTCtctgtgtggaaagagttttactaaGTTAGGGGGTCTGTATAGGCATGACAGGGCACACACAGAAGGGGATAAGACTTACCACTGCTCCCTGTGTGGAAAGATATTTAACCGGTTAAGGCATCTGAATAAGCATGAAAGGATAcatacacaggaggagaagacataccactgctctcattatgaaaataaatgttCCCGGTTAGAGGACCTGAAATCACATGAGAGAATAGAAAGGCTGTATTCAGACTTATGTTTTTGA